One Alligator mississippiensis isolate rAllMis1 chromosome 1, rAllMis1, whole genome shotgun sequence genomic window carries:
- the LOC132244612 gene encoding visual pigment-like receptor peropsin — MYGTCEIDWAKASFSTIYKSYIVSIFICCFFLPVTIMLFSYVSIINTVKSNHTLSGMTDPTDRQRRLERNVTRISIVICTAFIIAWSPYAVISMWSACGYPVPNLTGILASLFAKSASFYNPLIYFGMSSKFRKDIFTLLGCTKEIKDPVKLKRFKDLKQKQELSQRREKYAADVQPVPSPDSGVGSPSQTPPLENREANFGTLDSTSNNNPDVECDRL; from the exons ATGTATGGAACATGTGAGATAGACTGGGCAAAAGCCAGTTTCTCTACTATCTACAAGTCCTACATTGTGTCCATTTTTATCTGTTGTTTCTTCTTACCTGTGACCATCATGCTCTTCTCTTATGTGTCCATCATCAACACTGTAAAGTCAAACCACACGCTGAGTGGAATGACTGACCCAACAGACAGGCAGAGGCGACTAGAGCGAAATGTCACTAGG ATTTCTATTGTCATTTGCACAGCCTTTATCATAGCCTGGTCACCATACGCTGTTATCTCCATGTGGTCTGCCTGTGGCTATCCTGTGCCCAATCTCACAGGCATCCTTGCCAGTCTTTTTGCTAAGTCTGCCAGCTTCTACAACCCCCTGATCTACTTTGGCATGAGCTCCAAGTTCCGGAAGGACATTTTCACCTTGTTGGGCTGCACCAAGGAAATCAAGGACCCAGTGAAGCTCAAGCGCTTCAAAGACCTCAAGCAGAAGCAAGAGCTTTCTCAGAGACGAGAGAAATATGCTGCGGATGTCCAGCCAGTCCCAAGTCCTGATTCGGGGGTGGGGAGTCCAAGCCAGACCCCACCACTGGAAAACCGAGAAGCAAATTTTGGTACCTTAGATTCAACATCTAATAATAACCCTGATGTTGAATGTGACAGGCTATAA